The Streptomyces sp. B3I8 nucleotide sequence TGATCGGGGGAGGTGATGCGCCCCCGCCGCCCCTCCCCTTCCCGTCCCCCAGGGGCTCCGCCCCTTGGACCCCGGGCGGGTGACCCGGCCGGGTGCTGCGCCCCCCGCACCCCGGCAGACGTGAGGGGCTTCGTCCCCAGGCCCGTCACAGGGCGGCCCCGAGGGGGCTCCGCCCCCTGGACTCCCGGGGGAGGGGGCTCCGCCGCCCGAGCCCCCTGGAGAAGCGCCCCGCAACCGGGCCACACAGACCCGCCCCCACGCGGCACGGCCCCGCCACCCTTCACGCGGCCCACGGCCCCGCCGCGTCCGCGCCCTGAGGCCCCACCGGTCGAAGCACCCACGCCCCCAGCCGCTCCCCCGGTGTTCGAATTGGGGCGGGGGTTACGGCCTTCCTCCACAGATTGGGCGGGTTTTTTGCGTCCACACCCTGGGGACCGGGAAGTTGTCCCTACTGTGTCCACAGGCGATCCGGCGCGAAGTGGATCTCCGCAGGTCAGTACCCTGTGGATCCGTGGACGAAGGATATCCACAGGCTGTGGACAGAGCGGGAGTCCACAGGCCGTGGACACGGTTGTCCACGGGAAACCCACAGGTGGGAGCGTGTTTTCCCCAGCAAAAGGGGGCTTCTCCACACCCTTGTCCACTGTTCGGCAAGCCGAGGGCCGCTCTCACCGTGTCGAGTGAAACAGGTCACACGAAGCTGCCGGGTCGGGCTGTGGGAAACCCGGCTAAAACTGGGGACGCATCTGGGGAGAAGTCCCCTCTTCCTGTGTACGGGGTGTGCAGAACTTTCTGTTCTCCACAGAGACCCCAGGTTGTCCACGGGCCCCACCCACAGGGTCAGTGGATAAAATTCCTGCCCTGAGCTGGGAAAACGGGGTTATCCACGGTATCCACAGCCCCTACTACTACTTCCAACCAGTTAGAGCGAGGAATCCGTTTCGAAGTGGGTCCTGTGCACAACTGCCCCTCGGCTGCCCGACCGCCCCTCGTCACGACTTGACCCCGACGGGCACCTACTGTCAGTGCCGTGCGTCAGACTGGTCCCGGTGTCCTTCCCCGCCGAGGGGTCGAGGACACCGCGAACAGACGAAGGCCAGCAGGGCGACAGACGCCGGCAACAGCAGGAGGCGGCTTACGGTGAAGATCCGGGTGGAACGCGACGTACTCGCGGAGGCAGTGGCCTGGGCGGCGCGCAGCCTCCCGGCCCGTCCGCCGGCGCCGGTCCTCGCCGGCCTGCTGCTCAAGGCGGAGGACGGGGCGCTGAGCCTGTCCAGTTTCGACTACGAGGTCTCCGCCCGCGTGTCGGTGGAGGCGGAGGTCGAGGAGGAGGGCACGGTCCTCGTCTCGGGCCGCCTGCTCGCCGACATCTCGCGTGCCCTCCCCAACCGGCCGGTGGAGATTTCCACAGACGGTGTACGGGCGACGGTGGTGTGCGGTTCCTCGCGCTTCACACTCCACACCCTGCCTGTGGAGGAGTACCCGTCGCTGCCGCAGATGCCCAACGCCACGGGCACGGTCCCGGGCGAGGTGTTCGCCTCCGCCGTGCAGCAGGTGGCCACCGCGGCCGGCCGCGACGACACGCTGCCCGTCCTCACCGGCGTGCGCATCGAGATCGAGGGCGACTCGGTGACGCTGGCGTCCACCGACCGCTACCGCTTCGCGGTCCGCGAGTTCCTGTGGAAGCCGGAGAACCCGGACATCTCCGCGGTCGCCCTGGTGCCCGCCAAGACGCTCCAGGACACCGCCAAAGCGCTCACCAGTGGTGACCAGGTCATCCTGGCGCTGTCGGGCTCGGGCGCGGGCGAGGGCCTGATCGGCTTCGAGGGCGCGGGCCGCCGTACGACCACGCGGCTGCTGGAGGGCGACCTCCCGAAGTACAAGACGCTGTTCCCGACGGAGTTCAACAGCGTCGCCGTGATCGAGACCGCCCCCTTCGTGGAGGCCGTCAAGCGCGTCGCCCTGGTCGCCGAGCGGAACACCCCGGTGCGGCTGAGCTTCGAGCAGGGTGTGCTGATCCTGGAGGCCGGCTCCAGCGACGACGCACAAGCTGTGGAAAGGGTCGACGCCCAGCTCGAGGGCGACGACATCTCGATCGCCTTCAACCCGACGTTCCTGCTGGACGGCTTGAGCGCGATCGACTCCCCGGTCGCCCAGCTGTCGTTCACGACGTCCACCAAGCCGGCCCTGCTCAGTGGCAAGCCGGCCGTGGACGCGGAGGCGGACGAGGCGTACAAGTACCTGATCATGCCGGTGCGGCTGAGCGGCTGAGCCCGGCCCCGAGGACCGGCTCCGGCGGCGAAACCCCAGGTGGCGGCGTACGTCTGAGCGCGTATGCCCACGGATGTGCGGGCGCGTCCGGGTTTAGGCTCGGACGTGGGCACGCGAGTGCCTCCCCGCCACGTCGCAACCTAAGGAAAACAACTGATGGAGCTCGGTCTCGTCGGCCTCGGCAAGATGGGCGGCAACATGCGCGAGCGCATACGCCGTGCCGGTCACACCGTCATCGGGTACGACCGCAACCCGGACGTCGCCGATGTCCACAGCCTCTCGGAGCTCGTGGGCAAGCTGCAGGCCCCGCGGGTGGTCTGGGTGATGGTCCCGGCCGGAGCCCCCACCCAGTCCACGATCGACGAGCTGGCCGAACTGCTCGACGCCGGAGACGTGGTCGTGGACGGCGGCAACTCCCGCTGGACGGACGACGAGAAGCACGCCGCGGAACTGGCCGCCAAGGACATCGGCTTCGTCGACTGCGGTGTTTCCGGCGGCGTCTGGGGACTGGAGAACGGCTACGCGCTGATGTACGGCGGCGAGACCGAGCACGTCGACCGGGTGCGGCCCGTCTTCGAGGCGCTCAAGCCGGAGGGCGACTTCGGCGCGGTGCACGCGGGCAAGGTCGGCGCCGGCCACTTCGCCAAGATGGTTCACAACGGCATCGAGTACGCCATGATGCAGGCCTACGCCGAGGGCTGGGAGCTGCTGGAGAAGGTCGACTCGGTCACGGACGTGCGCGAGGTCTTCCGCTCCTGGCAGGAGGGCACCGTCATCCGCTCCTGGCTGCTCGACCTCGCGGTCGACGCCCTCGACGGCGACGAGCACCTGGAGGGCCTGAAGGGGTACGCGCAGGACTCCGGCGAGGGCCGGTGGACCGTGGAGGCCGCCATCGACAACGCCGTGCCGCTGCCCGCGATCACCGCCTCGCTGTTCGCGCGTTTCTCCTCCCGGCAGGAGGACTCACCGCAGATG carries:
- the gnd gene encoding phosphogluconate dehydrogenase (NAD(+)-dependent, decarboxylating), whose translation is MELGLVGLGKMGGNMRERIRRAGHTVIGYDRNPDVADVHSLSELVGKLQAPRVVWVMVPAGAPTQSTIDELAELLDAGDVVVDGGNSRWTDDEKHAAELAAKDIGFVDCGVSGGVWGLENGYALMYGGETEHVDRVRPVFEALKPEGDFGAVHAGKVGAGHFAKMVHNGIEYAMMQAYAEGWELLEKVDSVTDVREVFRSWQEGTVIRSWLLDLAVDALDGDEHLEGLKGYAQDSGEGRWTVEAAIDNAVPLPAITASLFARFSSRQEDSPQMKMIAALRNQFGGHAVEKK
- the dnaN gene encoding DNA polymerase III subunit beta — its product is MKIRVERDVLAEAVAWAARSLPARPPAPVLAGLLLKAEDGALSLSSFDYEVSARVSVEAEVEEEGTVLVSGRLLADISRALPNRPVEISTDGVRATVVCGSSRFTLHTLPVEEYPSLPQMPNATGTVPGEVFASAVQQVATAAGRDDTLPVLTGVRIEIEGDSVTLASTDRYRFAVREFLWKPENPDISAVALVPAKTLQDTAKALTSGDQVILALSGSGAGEGLIGFEGAGRRTTTRLLEGDLPKYKTLFPTEFNSVAVIETAPFVEAVKRVALVAERNTPVRLSFEQGVLILEAGSSDDAQAVERVDAQLEGDDISIAFNPTFLLDGLSAIDSPVAQLSFTTSTKPALLSGKPAVDAEADEAYKYLIMPVRLSG